Proteins co-encoded in one Rhopalosiphum maidis isolate BTI-1 chromosome 2, ASM367621v3, whole genome shotgun sequence genomic window:
- the LOC113550986 gene encoding poly(A) polymerase type 3 translates to MYGMTSAISDALPTDIDIQLTKSLDDALSKEKVITTDEDLSQRLEVLSMLNNLAKEWIREVSMERNLPEITAENVGGLVCTFGSYRLGVYHKGADIDAIVIVPRHITRADYFATFYNKLKENPNINNVRAVEEAFVPVIKMIIQGIEIDMLFARLALKEVHEDTDLQQDDLLRNLNPKCVRSLNGCRVTDSILRLVPNRESFKKTLIAIKLWAKRHRVYSNALGYLGGVSWAMLVARVCQLYPNAAPATLIHKFFLIFSKWQWPQPVLLKPSYFMDLGYPVWDPRVNMADRNHVMPIITPVYPQQNSTFNVSHSTLAIIQDEFKTSLDIMGEILTGESSWSKIFQPSKFFTKYRYFLAITVFANCDEELLEWRGLVESRLRFLPTSLEEIECVQRSHLNPDQFVLPYEKSQGRPSSVWFVGLEISKSNGTVVQLDFSTHIRDFCLLVKSRAHSIFKAGMDIQVNHLKRKDLKDYVPDELKKEKAIPNTVGSKIIARLSTEGRHSISELVEESQKSPTSRKRSVEDCIDDNIIKKNLLSNEEKLFVLGSVESHRSPSSENKSNNLINTLLSTEKENHSMSTENETKENINIVKESLLPTEARHSTVESVDSLTSPVSNKCYADDETDENDQKKLRLLHPTVA, encoded by the coding sequence atgtatggaaTGACATCGGCAATAAGTGATGCTCTTCCAACAGACATTGATATTCAGTTAACAAAATCATTAGATGATGCTCTTTCTAAAGAAAAAGTTATTACTACTGATGAAGATTTATCCCAAAGGCTTGAAGTATTATCAATGCTTAATAATTTGGCTAAAGAATGGATACGTGAAGTAAGTATGGAAAGAAATTTACCTGAAATAACTGCTGAAAATGTTGGAGGATTAGTATGCACGTTTGGATCATATCGTCTTGGCGTTTATCATAAAGGTGCTGATATTGATGCAATTGTCATTGTCCCTAGACATATAACCAGAGCTGATTACTTtgcaacattttataataagttgaaAGAAAATcctaatataaacaatgttcGAGCTGTTGAAGAAGCTTTCGTTCcagtaattaaaatgataatacaagGCATTGAAATTGATATGTTATTTGCACGTCTTGCTTTAAAAGAAGTACATGAAGATACTGATTTGCAACAGGATGATCTATTGAGAAATTTGAATCCCAAATGTGTACGAAGTTTAAATGGATGTCGTGTAACAGATTCTATTTTACGATTAGTTCCAAATCGAGAATCCTTTAAGAAAACATTaattgcaataaaattatgGGCTAAACGCCATAGAGTGTATTCGAATGCCTTAGGATATCTGGGAGGAGTTTCTTGGGCAATGTTAGTAGCAAGAGTATGCCAATTATATCCAAATGCAGCACCAGCAACTTTAatacacaaattttttttaattttttctaagtgGCAATGGCCTCAACCTGTATTATTGAAACCATCATATTTTATGGATCTTGGATATCCAGTTTGGGATCCAAGAGTAAACATGGCAGATCGTAATCATGTTATGCCTATTATAACTCCAGTTTATCCTCAACAAAATTCAACTTTTAATGTTTCTCATTCCACACTTGCTATAATACaagatgaatttaaaacaagtttAGACATTATGGGAGAAATTTTAACTGGAGAATCTAGCTGGTCAAAAATTTTTCAGCCATCCAAATTTTTcactaaatatagatatttcttAGCCATAACTGTATTTGCAAACTGTGATGAAGAATTACTTGAATGGAGAGGGTTAGTTGAATCAAGGCTTCGTTTTTTGCCTACATCTTTAGAAGAAATTGAATGTGTTCAAAGATCTCATTTAAATCCTGACCAGTTTGTCTTACCTTATGAAAAATCACAAGGAAGGCCATCATCAGTTTGGTTTGTTGGTCTAGAAATATCAAAGTCTAATGGCACTGTAGTTCAATTAGATTTTAGTACTCATATCCGAGATTTCTGCTTATTGGTGAAAAGTAGAGCTCATAGCATTTTTAAAGCTGGAATGGATATACAAGTTAaccatttaaaaagaaaagattTAAAGGATTATGTACCTGATGAGTTGAAAAAAGAAAAGGCTATTCCAAATACTGTAGgtagtaaaattattgctCGATTATCAACTGAAGGTAGACATTCTATATCAGAGTTGGTTGAAGAATCACAAAAAAGCCCTACATCTAGGAAACGTAGTGTTGAGGATTGTATTgatgataatatcattaaaaaaaacctattgtCAAATGAAGAAAAACTTTTTGTCTTGGGTTCAGTAGAATCTCATAGAAGCCCATCatctgaaaataaatcaaacaacctaattaatactttattatcaaCTGAAAAAGAAAATCATTCTATGTCAACCGAAAATGAAACCaaagaaaatatcaatattgtaaAAGAATCTCTACTGCCAACTGAAGCCAGACATTCCACTGTTGAATCGGTAGATTCCCTGACTAGTCCAGTATCAAATAAATGCTATGCTGATGATGAAACTGATGAGAATGATCAGAAAAAATTAAGGCTTCTTCATCCAACTGTTGCCTAA
- the LOC113550987 gene encoding RCC1 domain-containing protein 1-like, which yields MSCNTTTDLDSYLNSIMGMFWCGFNGFNQLNNKSSVDLDFHTYGYEENYGEILQVAFSWSTASILTSSGKIVMSGLVNKKTINFEILDDLGYGPFKSISSSESNILAIDSIGDCWSYSKCDFKWNDITSILQREDQVSVSKNQSRPPINHICCSDTIHLAVTYNEVYSIPTKIFNSKFKVTQVACGFEHIIILMETGCLYTQGSSSRGQLGHGELNEEDHPRLLKSLDGIRVINTSAGGWHTAAITEYNDLYMWGWNHSGQLGISNSPDNGGIIMAPEPALINWPEETDIEQVSLGARHSMVLTKNNILWGCGWNAHKQLGIKTYQLTCDRMINLSNLSPLLKCNLRKIVKVVCGAWNSALLLGK from the exons atgtcTTGCAATACAACAACAGACTTAGATTCATATTTAAACAGCATCATGGGTATGTTTTGGTGCGGTTTTAACGGGTTCAACCAATTGAACAATAAATCGAGCGTCGACTTGGATTTTCATACTTATGGCTACGAAGAAAATTATGGTGAAATTCTACAAGTGGCATTTTCTTGGAGTACTGCTTCTATTTTGAcaa gTTCTGGTAAAATTGTCATGAGTGGCCTCgtcaacaaaaaaacaatcaattttgaaatattggaTGATTTAGGATATGGTCCTTTTAAATct ATTTCTTCATctgaatcaaatatattagctATTGATTCAATTGGCGATTGTTGGTCATATTCAAAATGTGATTTTAAGTGGAATGATATTACTTCAATATTACAAAGAGAGGATCAAGTTTCTGTGTCCAAAAATCAAAGTCGACCacctataaatcatatatgcTGTAGTGATACAATTCATCTAGCAGTCACATATaatg aagtTTATTCAATTCcaactaaaatattcaattcaaaattcaaagtcACTCAAGTAGCGTGTGGCTTTgaacacataattattttaatggaaacTGGTTGCCTATATACACAAGGATCCAGTAG CCGAGGTCAATTAGGTCATGGTGAATTAAATGAAGAAGATCATCCACGGCTTTTAAAATCTCTAGATGGTATTCGAGTGATTAATACTTCTGCTGGTGGCTGGCATACTGCTGCAATTACAGAGTATAATGATCTCTACATGTGGGGCTGGAATCATTCTGGGCAATTAGGAATTTCAAATTCTCCag aTAATGGTGGTATAATAATGGCTCCAGAACCTGCACTGATTAATTGGCCAGAAGAGACAGATATCGAACAAGTGAGTTTGGGGGCAAGACATTCAATGGTTTTAACTAAGAACAATATACTTTGGGGTTGTGGGTGGAATGCTCACAAACAGCTTGGTATTAAGACCTACCAATTAACTTGTGATCGTATGATTAATTTGAGTAATTTGTCACCATTgctaaaatgcaatttaaggAAAATTGTCAAAGTAGTATGTGGTGCATGGAATAGTGCTTTGTTGttaggtaaatga
- the LOC113550988 gene encoding charged multivesicular body protein 6: MGMLFGKPKVSRITEHDRAVLQMKQQRDTLKRYQQRVEKLLESERELAKRLLSENKRDKAKLLLRKKKYQTEQLERTEASLDTIEKLIQDLEYTQIEAKVIEGLKIGNVALKKANELFNIEHIEQLLDETKEGIDKQKEITDLLSGALSSEDEEAVEAELNELITVEHQKAIDMLPTVPSDELPIIVPETKEKDKSPIKKIALEAQ, from the exons atGGGAATGTTATTTGGAAAACCCAAAGTCTCTCGTATTACCGAGCACGATCGAGCAGTTctg caAATGAAACAGCAAAGAGATACTTTAAAGCGATATCAACAAAGAGTTGAAAAATTACTAGAAAGCGAAAGAGAACTTGCTAAAAGACTACTGTCCGAAAACAAAAGAGA TAAAGCAAAGCTTTTGTTGAGAAAAAAGAAATACCAAACAGAGCAGCTAGAGCGTACCGAAGCGTCTTTGGATACTATTGAGAAATTAATACAAGATTTAGAATATACCCAAATAGAAGCCAAA GTTATTGAAGGCCTTAAAATTGGAAATGTAGCCCTTAAAAAagcaaatgaattatttaatattgaacataTCGAACAACTTTTGGATGAAACTAAAGAGGGAATCgataaacaaaaa GAAATAACCGATTTACTCAGTGGAGCCTTATCATCTGAGGATGAAGAAGCAGTTGAAGCTGAATTAAATGAACTAATTACTGTAGAACATCAAAAAGCTATAGATATGTTACCAACTGTACCATCGGATGAATTACCAATAATTGTTCCAg aaACCAAAGAGAAAGACAAATCACCTATTAAGAAGATTGCATTAGAAgctcaataa
- the LOC113552762 gene encoding 10 kDa heat shock protein, mitochondrial-like: MASIATKFRPLFDRVLVKRLDAVKQSKGGIMLPESASKKILEATVVAVGPGARNQDGKPIPIDVKVGDRVLLPEYGGTKIQLDDDDSYTIFKESELLAKVE, translated from the exons Atg GCATCAATTGCAACCAAGTTCCGCCCACTCTTTGATCGAGTTTTGGTCAAACGTTTGGACGCTGTTAAACAAAGTAAAGGAGGTATAATGTTGCCAGAAAGtgcttcaaaaaaaattctcgAAGCAACTGTTGTAGCTGTAGGACCCGGTGCAAGAAATCAG gatGGAAAACCAATACCAATTGATGTCAAAGTTGGCGACCGAGTATTGTTACCTGAATATGGTGGTACTAAAATTCAATTAGATGATGATGATTCATACACAATTTTCAAAGAATCAGAATTATTAGCAAAAGtagagtaa